A window of Streptomyces profundus genomic DNA:
CGGGTCTTCTCCTCGGCGAGGAAGAGCGCCAGCGCGCGGGTGCCGATGCCCCGGCCCCAGAACTCCCGGCCGAGCCAGTAGCCGAGGAAGCGCCGGCCCTCGTCCCACCAGGCGACCGCGTTGCCCGCGAGCACGCCGTCGACCGTGATGGCCAGGACCAGGACCGTGGGATCGCCGAGGACCTTGGTCCGCCAGTGGTTCATGAAGACCTCGCGCTCCCGGGGCGGGAAGTTCGCCCGGCGCGCGGCCTCGGGGTCGGCCTCCTGGCGGTGGAACACCTCAAGGTCGGCCGCTGTGACGTCGCGTAGCGACACCGTTTCTTTCATGGGTCGGAGTCTGCCACCCGGCACTGACAACGCCGGTGGCCCCGGGCGCGGCGACCAGCGCCGCCCCGGGGCCGTCCACGCCGGCGGGGGCCTCAGCCCCGCGCCGGCTGCCAGAGGGCGGGGGCGTTCGGCGGCTCCCAGCCGGCGATGGCCTGGTGGGCGATCAGGCAGCGGTAGGCCGTGCCGCCGTGGACGACGGTGTCGCCGACGCGGTAGCTCACCCCGATCCGCCAGGTGTCGTCGGGATCGGGCCCCGGGCCGCCGCCCGGGACGTCGAGGACGAAGTCGAAGGAGCCCTCGCGCGCGGGCCCCGAGGAGCGCACCGTCATCAGCAGGGCCGGGTCGAACAGGGCGTCGGTCGCGTTGCGTGGCTCGTCGGGGAAGTAGAGCTGGGTGGTGAGGACCGGCCGGCCGGGCGCCTGCGCCTTGACGTGCAGATGCCGGGTGCGGCCGGGGTAGAGGCCGGGGAAGACGGTCTCCAGGGTGAAGGCGCCGCGTTCGTCGGTGTACTGGTGCCCGCGGTAGCGGTAGCCCGCCATGTCGTAGCCGCCGCTGGTGTCCGCCTGCCAGAAGTCGAGGAGGACGCCGGCGAGGGGGGCGCAGTCGAGGCCGAAGACATAGCCGCTGACGGTGAGGAGGGCGGCGTCCCCCGGCTCCAGGAGGCTGGTGCGGCGCGGCGAGTTCGGCTTGAAGTAGGGGCCCTCCATCTGCGGTGGCGTGGGATCGTCCCCGTCGTCGCAGGTGGGCGTGGGTGTCAACGGCCGGTTCTGGTGGGCCTGTTCACGGGCCAGCGCCGGTGTGGGCGCGCCGGCGCCGAGGAGGACGGTCGCCGGGGCGGCGGCCACGGCGGCCCGTAACAGGTTCTTGCGGCTGACGCCGGGGCGGGTGGGGTCGGGGCGCTCGGGTTCTGCCATGGTCCTCTCCTCGTCGGAGGGGTCGGGGTGGGTGTCGCCGGCCCGGCGGCCTGAGCCGGGCCGGCGACAGGGGCGGACGGGGCGGCTGGAGGCGCGCCCCGTCCCCCCGGCTGGGCGGGCCGGCTCAGATCCGCTGCCAGAGCGCGGGCGCCGAGACCGGGTCCCAGCCGGCCTGGGCGACATGGGTGATCACGCAGCGGTACTCGGCGCCGCCGTGGGTCACCGTGTCGCCGGCCTGATAGGTGGTGCCGACGGTCCAGGTGCCTGGTTCACCCGGCTCGCCCGGCTCCCCCGGACCGCTGCCGGTGGTCACCAGGGTGAGGCCGAACTGGCTGAGCAGCGGGTTGATCGGCTGGTGGTAGGTGGTGCCGCCGGTGCGGCAGTTGCCCGAGCCGCCTGAGGTGACGCCCTGCGCCTGGCTGCCCGATATGTAGGAGCCGCCGGAGTCGCCCGGCTCGGCGCAGACCGAGGTGCGGGTGACTCCGCTGATGGTGCCCTCGGGGTAGGTGACGCTGGTGTTGTGCTGCTGGATCTGGCCGCAGTGCCAGCCCGTGGTGGAGCCGGAGCGGCAGATGGAGGCGCCGACGACGCCCTGTGTCGAGCCGGCGACGGCCACCGGGGAGCTGGTGACCTGCGGCGTCGGCGTCCAGTTGCTGTTGACGGCGACCCAGGCCATGTCGCGGCCCGGGAAGACGGAGCCCTGGAACGTGCCCTGGGCGACCCGGTTGTGGCCCTGGGTGCTGGCGCCGACCCGGCCGCAGTGCCCCGCGGTGGCGAACCCGGGGGTGGTGCCCCTGGTCACCGAGAAGCCGACGGAACAGCGGCCCGAGTTGTTGATGTAGTACGCCTCGCCGCCCCGCAGGTCGTAGAGCGGGCGCGGCTGTTCGGCGGACGGCACCACGTCGACCAGCTCGGCCGGGACGTCGGCGGCGGCCAGGAAGTCCTGGGCCGCGGCGTCCCGCCCGGCGTGCAGCACCACGCTGTTGCTGGTGACGTCGACGTACCAGACGGGCGTCTCGGCGGTGGGGTGGCTGGCTGCGGTCTCGTCCAACGCGGCCTTGACCGCCTCCAGTTCGACCAGTGCGTGGTCGACGACCTCGGCGCTGGCGCCGGCCGCCTCGATGGTGGCGACCTCGCCGGCGTCGGTGGTGGCGACGATCAGTCGGGCGTCGGGGCCCTCGACCCGGGCGCCGGCGAAGGCGGTGCCGAGTTCGGCGCGGAGCAGGGGCTCGACGAGTCCGGCGCGGTGCTCGCCCGCGATCCGGGCCCTGGCCTCGTCGGGGCTGAGGCCGAGGTCGCGCTCAAGCGCTGCCAGCAGGGCGGCCGGGAGGTCGGGAGCTTCGGCGGTCTCGGGGAACTCCTGGGCGCTGACCTGCGGGGGTGTGGTGGGCGGGGTGGGGCCGGCGGTGGCCGGTGCGGCGGTGGCGATCAGGGCTGCCGCGGCGAACACGGCCGCGATCGCCGTGCCACGTCTGCGCTGCATGGGGCACTCCTCGCGGTGGGGACGGTCTCGACTGCGGGAACCGTAGCCGCGCCGTCCGGAGTGCGTGCACCTGTCAAAAGGGTTCTGTCGCGGTGTTATGGCCCCCGCCGGGCCCGGGAGTCGGCGTCAGGAGGCCATGCCGAACCCGGGGTGCCCTGGCAGCCAGCCGCGGAGCGCCGCGCTGCGCAGGACGGCCTCCTGGTAGACGGCGCGGGCATGGCCCAGGATGTCGTCGGCGACCGGCTCGGGCGGGGCGTCGGGGAGGCGGCCGAGCAGATGGCGCCAGCGCAGCGGCACCCCGGCCAGCGGCCGGACGGCGACGCCAGGCGTCGGCGGCAGGGTGGCGCGGCACAGCCCGATGGCCGAACCGAGCTGCACCAGGTGGACGCAGGCGGCGACATCCGTCTCGTAGAACGTCGCGGGGGAGAAGCCGGCGCGGGAACAGGCGGTCGCGAAACAGTCGCCGAAGCAGCCGTCCCCCGGCGCGCTCACCCAGCGCTCGCCCGCCAACTGGCCGAGCTCCAGCTCGGGTTGGGAGGCGAGCGGATGCTCGTCGGCGAGCATGACGAAGACCGGGTCCACTCCGACCGTTCGCCACAGCAACGCGTCGCCGCCGGGTGGCGGGCTTTCGCCGCAGACGCCGATCAGCGCGATGTCGATCCTGCCGGCGGTGGCGAGGGCGCTGATCTCCGCCTCGGACCAGGCGGTGTGGAGGCCGACCGGCACATCGGGGTAGGCCGTGGCGAGCCGCCCCACCAGTCCGCCGAGGAGCGGCCCATGGGTGCCGCCGACCCGGATGGTGCGTATCTGGTCCCTCGCGAACGCGAAGCGGCGGGCGCTGTCCTGGAGGTCGCTGACGGCGGGCAGCAGCATGGAGGCGCGCGCGAGCACCAGCTCGCCGAGCGGGGTGGGCCGGGCGCCGGTGCGGTCCCGGTGGAACAGCGGCCCGCCGAGGGCCCGTTCGATCCGCTTGAGCTGGGTGCTCAGGGCGGGCTGGGCGACGCCGAGCCGACCGGCGGCCTTGTTGAGGCTGCCCGCCTCCGCGATGGTCCTGATCACCCTCAGATGGCGCAACTCCAGTTCCATGGGCGGAACGTACGGGCCACCGCTGGGGGGCGCAACACCCCGCGTCGCGCCCGGGAGACCTGGGCGCGGCGCCCCCCGACGCCGCGCCCTCGGCGCCCCGCCGCCGGCCACCCCGGCGACGGGAACTTTCACGGCGTTCAACATGAGGTGAGGGGTGCGGTGTTCCCGGCCGGCGGCGCGACTTTCGGTGAGGTGCGCGGGGTCGGCCCCGTCCCCTTAGGTGGTTTTGCGCCGTAAGCCTGCTCTTGGGCGGCTCCCACTACTGCCGGGATTTGTCCGGGATTTCGCACAAGGAAGGGGCATGGACAGGGCTTGCCCAGGCGGCATAGGTTTTGACCCAAAGCCCACTGGCCGCGCTGTCCGGCCGCACCGGGCCCCCAGCCACCACGGAGCACGTCCCCATGCCTGAGCAGACCACCGCCCCATCCGTCGCCCCGCGCACGCGGCTGACCTGGGGCGGTGGCGCGGTGCGGCTCGTCCTCGGCGTGGGCGGCGATCTGCCGGTCAGCTGGCTGTCGCTGCGCCCCCTCGACGCGGCCCCGGCGCCGGAGATCGACGAGGCCGCGGCCCCGCCGCTGGTGGAGCTACAGGCCCTCGGCCACGGCAGGTTCCCCGGCAGCCACCGCTACGCCGACACCACGCTCGGCACCCGGCTGCGCTATCTGGGACACGCCGAGTCCATCGTCGGCTCCGACGTCGAACTCCGCGTGGAGCAGGGCGACTCGGCGACCGGCCTGCGCGTCACCTCCGTCTTCCGGGCCAGCCCCGGCACGCCGGCCGTCCGGGTCTGGACGGAGGTCGCCCTCGCCGGTGCCGGCGAGCTGCGGCTGACGGCGGTCTCCTCGGCGGTCACGGGCGCCTTCCTGGCCGACTCGGGGCGCGGCGTCGACCAACTCGACGTGCTGCACGCCGACTCCGACTGGGTCGCCGAGTCCCGCTGGCGGCGGGTGCCGCTGCGCGCCACCGGCCTGGTCGACATCGACGCCGAGGTGCATCACCACGCCTCCCGCAGCCGCTTCCCCGTCACCTCGCGCAGCTCCTGGTCCACCGGCGAGCGGCTGCCCACGGGCGCCGTCGTCGCCTCCGACGACTCCTGGGCGCTCGCCTGGCAGATCGAGCACAACGGCGCCTGGCACTGGGAGTTGGGCGAGCGGCGGGTCGGCGCCTATCTGGCGCTGCTCGGCCCGACCGACGCCGAGCACCAGTGGAGCACCGCCGTCTCCGCCGACCGCCCCTTCCGCACGGTGCCGGTGTCCCTCGCCGTCGCCGCCGGCGGCGTGGACGCGGCGTTCGCCGCGCTCACCGCGCAGCGCCGGGCGCTGCGCGCGGGCCGCTCGCGG
This region includes:
- a CDS encoding GNAT family N-acetyltransferase; its protein translation is MKETVSLRDVTAADLEVFHRQEADPEAARRANFPPREREVFMNHWRTKVLGDPTVLVLAITVDGVLAGNAVAWWDEGRRFLGYWLGREFWGRGIGTRALALFLAEEKTRPLHADPFVENVGSVRLLEKHGFQRAGTVRYGEHEHLMLILHESH
- a CDS encoding carbohydrate-binding protein, coding for MAEPERPDPTRPGVSRKNLLRAAVAAAPATVLLGAGAPTPALAREQAHQNRPLTPTPTCDDGDDPTPPQMEGPYFKPNSPRRTSLLEPGDAALLTVSGYVFGLDCAPLAGVLLDFWQADTSGGYDMAGYRYRGHQYTDERGAFTLETVFPGLYPGRTRHLHVKAQAPGRPVLTTQLYFPDEPRNATDALFDPALLMTVRSSGPAREGSFDFVLDVPGGGPGPDPDDTWRIGVSYRVGDTVVHGGTAYRCLIAHQAIAGWEPPNAPALWQPARG
- a CDS encoding carbohydrate-binding protein; the protein is MQRRRGTAIAAVFAAAALIATAAPATAGPTPPTTPPQVSAQEFPETAEAPDLPAALLAALERDLGLSPDEARARIAGEHRAGLVEPLLRAELGTAFAGARVEGPDARLIVATTDAGEVATIEAAGASAEVVDHALVELEAVKAALDETAASHPTAETPVWYVDVTSNSVVLHAGRDAAAQDFLAAADVPAELVDVVPSAEQPRPLYDLRGGEAYYINNSGRCSVGFSVTRGTTPGFATAGHCGRVGASTQGHNRVAQGTFQGSVFPGRDMAWVAVNSNWTPTPQVTSSPVAVAGSTQGVVGASICRSGSTTGWHCGQIQQHNTSVTYPEGTISGVTRTSVCAEPGDSGGSYISGSQAQGVTSGGSGNCRTGGTTYHQPINPLLSQFGLTLVTTGSGPGEPGEPGEPGTWTVGTTYQAGDTVTHGGAEYRCVITHVAQAGWDPVSAPALWQRI
- a CDS encoding LysR family transcriptional regulator, whose product is MELELRHLRVIRTIAEAGSLNKAAGRLGVAQPALSTQLKRIERALGGPLFHRDRTGARPTPLGELVLARASMLLPAVSDLQDSARRFAFARDQIRTIRVGGTHGPLLGGLVGRLATAYPDVPVGLHTAWSEAEISALATAGRIDIALIGVCGESPPPGGDALLWRTVGVDPVFVMLADEHPLASQPELELGQLAGERWVSAPGDGCFGDCFATACSRAGFSPATFYETDVAACVHLVQLGSAIGLCRATLPPTPGVAVRPLAGVPLRWRHLLGRLPDAPPEPVADDILGHARAVYQEAVLRSAALRGWLPGHPGFGMAS